One window from the genome of Kineosporia corallincola encodes:
- a CDS encoding MFS transporter: MHATAPTVTHRTPTPTARPRAVLAVILVAYFMILMDNSVIFTGLPSIQAGLDLSPASLSWVQDAYTLVFGGLLLLGARAGDLLGRVRLFVAGLALFGLASLAIGLAQAGWWMVAGRAVQGVGAAVVAPTSLALITASFEGEARRRAVAAYAATAGIGASLGMVLGGALTEFVSWRAAFLVNVPIAVAMIVASRRVLAETPRTQGRFDLIGAVCATAGFGSLVLGLLESPGHGWGSPRVLGPLGLGVLLLVALVLHESRAAQPIMPLRLFRSRERSGAYAVRVLYLGGMIGFFYFTTQFLQHVYGFTALEAGLGFLPMTLVNFAVAMALPRISRRVPGGVLLPAGTALTLAGLFWLAQAGADASYLPAVGLPMAIVGFGQGLVFAPLTSAGIAGVEQADAGAASGLLNTAHQLGMALGLAVLVAVSAGAPTVARQFHQALTGAAVLVALALVVLPATNRRGRV; this comes from the coding sequence ATGCACGCCACTGCCCCCACGGTCACGCACCGGACCCCGACGCCCACGGCCCGCCCCCGCGCGGTCCTGGCCGTCATCCTGGTCGCGTACTTCATGATCCTCATGGACAACTCGGTGATCTTCACCGGGCTGCCCAGCATCCAGGCCGGGCTGGACCTGTCCCCGGCGTCGCTGTCCTGGGTGCAGGACGCCTACACCCTGGTCTTCGGTGGCCTGCTCCTGCTCGGGGCCCGGGCCGGCGACCTGCTCGGCCGGGTGCGCCTGTTCGTGGCCGGCCTGGCCCTGTTCGGCCTGGCGTCGCTGGCCATCGGCCTGGCCCAGGCCGGCTGGTGGATGGTCGCCGGCCGCGCCGTGCAGGGGGTGGGCGCGGCCGTGGTCGCCCCGACCTCGCTGGCCCTGATCACCGCCTCCTTCGAGGGGGAGGCCCGGCGCCGGGCGGTCGCGGCCTACGCGGCCACCGCCGGGATCGGGGCCAGCCTCGGCATGGTGCTCGGCGGCGCCCTCACCGAGTTCGTCTCCTGGCGGGCGGCGTTCCTGGTGAACGTCCCGATCGCCGTCGCGATGATCGTCGCCTCCCGTCGGGTGCTCGCCGAGACACCGCGCACCCAGGGCCGTTTCGACCTGATCGGCGCGGTCTGCGCCACCGCCGGGTTCGGCTCCCTGGTGCTCGGCCTGCTGGAGTCGCCGGGCCACGGCTGGGGGTCGCCGCGGGTGCTCGGCCCGCTCGGGCTCGGGGTGCTGCTGCTGGTCGCGCTGGTGCTGCACGAGAGCCGGGCCGCGCAGCCGATCATGCCGCTGCGCCTGTTCCGCAGCCGGGAGCGCAGCGGCGCCTACGCGGTGCGGGTGCTCTACCTCGGTGGGATGATCGGGTTCTTCTACTTCACCACCCAGTTCCTCCAGCACGTCTACGGTTTCACCGCGCTGGAGGCGGGTCTGGGCTTCCTGCCGATGACGCTGGTCAACTTCGCGGTGGCGATGGCGCTGCCGCGGATCTCGCGCCGGGTGCCCGGCGGTGTGCTGCTGCCGGCCGGCACCGCCCTGACCCTGGCCGGCCTGTTCTGGCTGGCCCAGGCCGGGGCCGACGCCTCCTACCTGCCGGCGGTGGGCCTGCCGATGGCCATCGTCGGGTTCGGTCAGGGGCTGGTGTTCGCACCCCTGACCAGCGCCGGCATCGCCGGGGTGGAGCAGGCCGACGCGGGTGCCGCCTCCGGCCTGCTGAACACCGCCCACCAGCTCGGGATGGCGCTCGGGCTGGCGGTTCTGGTGGCCGTGTCGGCCGGGGCGCCCACGGTGGCCCGGCAGTTCCACCAGGCCCTCACCGGTGCCGCGGTGCTGGTGGCGCTGGCTCTGGTGGTGTTGCCGGCGACGAACCGCCGCGGCCGGGTGTAG